From the genome of Borrelia hispanica CRI:
CTGAACAAGATACCGTCGTAAGACATGATGATACAATAGAAATTAGAAACCTCAATAGAAGAACCTCAACTGACCCCTCTGATCTATTGGTTTTAGATGATGGCTTTTCTAGTTGTCATGCAATTACTTTTGATGACTTTCGTAAAGAATTGCATAAAAAAACATTCGTTCAAGGCGAAGGAGTCGATGATTTTAAGCAAATAATACAAACTCTAATTGCAAATGAATTATTACAAAATACAAACTTTATAAATCAAGCTTATCAAAAAGTTATAGAAAAACTCAAAAATAATGAATCCAGTGTTATGGATTCTATTCTTAGTAAAGTCACAAATAAACTTGAATATGATTTATCACAACAAGACACATTAAATACAAATACTTATTTTCTAGGACTTTACTATTCTTCTTTGAAAAAAATAAAGGTTCAAGAACATCTTACCGGTATTAGCAGCAGCTTCAGTGCAAATAGTATTAGTACAATACAACCAGAAAGACAATATTCTGGTGAATATACTAAAACCGTGTATATGTCGAGTTTAAAATATGGTCGT
Proteins encoded in this window:
- a CDS encoding DUF685 domain-containing protein, with translation MTSQESPEQDTVVRHDDTIEIRNLNRRTSTDPSDLLVLDDGFSSCHAITFDDFRKELHKKTFVQGEGVDDFKQIIQTLIANELLQNTNFINQAYQKVIEKLKNNESSVMDSILSKVTNKLEYDLSQQDTLNTNTYFLGLYYSSLKKIKVQEHLTGISSSFSANSISTIQPERQYSGEYTKTVYMSSLKYGRYVFDLSDSSQTNQNSEITIQTDSSYDDKPIYLIVEVKAISSSTSQARKTVNIKYSGSSSKRTLFQLGSVNGGTGLRFNLFEGWYMQKRVDGMPLLLKL